Sequence from the Cellulomonas fimi ATCC 484 genome:
CGCCCCGTGCCCGATGCGGCAGGCCTGCGCGACGTGCAGCGCCTCGCCGATCGACGCCAGCCCGGACCCCTCGCCCGCGTGCACGGTCGTCGGGAGGTGCGCGTCGGCGAGCGCCTGGAACGCGGCGGCGTGCCGCGACGGCGGGAAGCCCTCCTCGGGCCCGGCGATGTCGAACCCGACCACGCCGTCGTCGCGGTGCGCGAGCGCGACGGCGGCGACCTCCTGCGCACGGTCGGCCTGGCGCATCGCGGACAGCAGGGTGCCGACGCGGATCGTGCGGCCCTGCGCCGCGACCTCGGCGACCCCCTCGGCGAAGCCCGCCTGCACGGCGTCGACGACCTCGTCGAGCGTGAGCCCGGCGCGCAGGTGCTGCTCGGGCGCGTACCGCGACTCGACGTACACGACGCCGTCCGCCGCGAGGTCCAGCACGGCCTCGCGCGCAACGCGGCGCAGCGCGTCCGCCGTCTGCATGACCGCGACGGTGTGCTCGAACGTCTCCAGGTAGCGCTCGAGGCTTCCCGAGTCGGCGGACTCGACGAACCAGCGGCCGAGCGCCTCCGGGTCCGTCGTGGGCAGCTCGTGCCCGATCTCGGCCGCGAGCTCGACGATCGTCGCGGGCCGCAGCCCGCCGTCCAGGTGGTCGTGCAGCAGGATCTTCGGCAGGCCCGGGACGAGGGCGACGAGCTGCGCCGCGGAGTCGTCGGCCGCGGGCGCGGCGGGGGTCGTCATGGCGTCACCGTACCGGTGTCCTCGCAGGTCGGCGCGGGCGTGCGAGCCCCGGCCGGGCCGGCCGCCCCACGGGTCGGGCGGCCGTCCGTGGTGCGCGTCACGCGAGGCCGTCCGGCTCGTCCTCGGCCGGCACCTCGGTGTCCTGCTCGACGACGTCGGCCTCGTCCGCGGAGCCCTCACGGTCCGCTCGCGCGAAGCCCGGCCGGTACTCCTCGGGGTCGTCCGTGTCGTCGACGGGGTCGTCGGTCAGGCGCAGCGGCGTCTCCGCTGCCACGGGTGCCAGGCCCGCGTCCCGCCACGCGTCGTCACCGGGGACGGTGCTCATGGGTCTCCTCCTCGCCGTCCGGGTGGGTCGCACCGCAGCGGCGGCGCGCCCGTCCTGCACTGCCCATCGTGCTCCGCGGGCGGTGCTCCCGCCACGGTTCGTCAGGCCTCGACGCGGTCCAGGACCAGCCGACGCTCCGGGACGACCGTCCCCGCGGGCGCGACGACGAGGCCGCCGTCGAGCGCCTCGCGCGCGCGCCCGAACCGCTCGGGGGTGTCCGTGTGCAGCGTGAGCAGCGGCTGCCCGGCGCGCACGGTGTCGCCGGGCCGCACGTGCAGCTCGACGCCCGCACCGGCCTGCACCGGGTCCTCCTTGCGCGCGCGTCCCGCGCCGAGCCGCCAGGCGGCGATGCCGACCGCGTACGCGTCGACCGACGCGACCACGCCGTCGGTCTCGGCGACGACCTGCTCGGTCTCGCGCGCGACCGGCAGGGTCGCGTCCGGGTCGCCGCCCTGCGCCGCGATCATGCGCTTCCAGACGTCCATCGCCCGCCCGTCGGCGAGCGCCGCCGCGGGGTCCGCGTCGGGGCGTCCGGCCGCGACGAGCATCTCGCGCGCGAGCGCGACCGTGAGCTCGACGACGTCGGCAGGGCCGCCGCCGGCGAGCACCTCGACCGACTCGCGGACCTCGAGCGCGTTGCCCGCGGTCAGGCCCAGCGGCGTCGACATGTCGGTGAGCAGCGCGACCGTCGTGACGCCCGCGTCGGTGCCGAGCTCGACCATCGTCTGCGCGAGCTCGCGCGCCCGGGCCTCGTCCTTCATGAACGCACCGGAGCCGACCTTGACGTCGAGCACGAGCGAGCCCGTGCCCTCCGCGATCTTCTTGCTCATGATCGAGCTGGCGATGAGCGGGATGGCCTCGACCGTGCCCGTGACGTCGCGCAGCGCGTACAGCTTGCGGTCCGCGGGCGCGAGGCCCGAGCCGGCCTGGCAGATGACCGCGCCGACCTCCTCGAGCTGGCGCATCGTCTCGTCGTTCGACAGCGCCGCGCGCCAGCCGGGGATCGACTCGAGCTTGTCGAGCGTGCCGCCCGTGTGGCCCAGGCCGCGGCCCGAGAGCTGCGGCACCGCGACGTCGAAGACCGCGACGAGCGGTGCGAGCGGCAGCGTGATCTTGTCCCCCACGCCGCCGGTCGAGTGCTTGTCGGAGGTCGGCCGCGACAGCGACGAGAAGTCCAGCCGCTCGCCGCTCGCGATCATCGCGGCGGTCCACCGCGCGATCTCGGCCCGGTCCATGCCGTTGAGCAGGATCGCCATCGCGAGCGACGACATCTGCTCGTCCGCGACGACGCCGCGCGTGTACGCGTCGACGACCCAGTCGATCTGCGCGTCGGTCAGGCGGTGCCCGTCGCGCTTGGCGACGATGACGTCGACGGCGTCGAACGGCTCGGTGGTGCTCATCGGTCGGCCTTCCTCGGCTTCGGCGCGCTCACGCACGGTCCTCCAGGTCCTGCGGACCGAACGCGTCCGGCAGCACCTCGGTCATCGGCTTGATCCCCGAGACCGTCTCCACGAGCAGGCGCGGACCGCCGTGCTCCCACAGCAGCTGGCGGCACCGCCCGCACGGCATGAGCACGTTGCCGTGCCCGTCCACGCAGGTGAACGCCACCAGCCGCCCGCCGCCGGACACGTGCAGGCCGGACACGAGCGCGCACTCGGCGCACAGGGTCAGGCCGTACGACGCGTTCTCGACGTTGCACCCGACGACGACACGACCGTCGTCGACGAGCGCGGCCACCCCGACGGGGAACTTCGAGTACGGCACGTACGCACGGTGCATGGCCTCGGTGGCCGCCGCGCGCAGCGCGTCCCAGTCGATCTCCACGGCGCTCACTCCTTGACGTACGGCTCGCCGGAGGCCGCGGGCGCGCGCGAGCGGCCGACGAGCCCGGCGACGGCCAGGATCGTCACGACGTACGGCAGCATGAGCATGAACTGGCTGGGCACGGGGGCGCCGACGATGCTGAGCGCACCCTCGAGGTTCGACGCGAAGCCGAACAGCAGGGCGGCCAGCGCGGCCCGGATCGGGTCCCAGTTGCCGAAGATGACGGCGGCCAGCGCGATGAAGCCGGCGCCCGCGGTCATCTCCTTGCCGAAGCTCGACACCGAGACCACGGTGTAGAACGCGCCGCCGACGCCCGCGATGCCACCGGCGATGAGGACGGCGCGCCAGCGCGTGCGCTCGACCTTGATGCCGACGGTGTCGGCCGCCTTGGGGTGCTCGCCGACGGCCCGCACGCGCAGGCCCCAGCGGGTCCGGCTCAGCGCGAACCACACGGCCGGGACCGCGAGGTACATGAGGTAGACGACGACGGTCTGGTTGAACAGCGCCGGTCCGATGATCGGGATCTTCGACAGCAGCGGGATCGCGATGCGCTCGAAGCGCGTCGTGTCGTTGAGCTGCTCGGCGCTCGGCACGAGGACCTGCGAGTAGAAGAAGCTCGTCAGGCCGATCACGAGCACGTTGAGCACGACGCCGACGATGACCTGGTTGACGCGGTACGTGATCGCGAACACCGCGAGCACCGCGGCGACGAGCACACCCGAGACGATCGCGGCGAGCAGGCCGAGCCACGGCGAGTCGGTCACCGAGCCCACGACCGCGGCCGTGAACGCGCCCGCGAGGAGCTGGCCCTCGATCGCGATGTTGACGACACCGGCGCGCTCGCCGATGACGCCGCCCAGCGCACCGAACACGATCGGCACGGCCAGCAGCACGGAGCCGCCGATGAGCCGCACGAACGGGATGTCGCGGTCGCTGCCCGCGGCCGCCCAGGCGAGGAACCCGAACAGGAAGACGACCGCGAACAGCACGGGCACCCACAGCGGCACGCGGCGGCCGCGGGCGGACAGCAGGCCGACGAGCAGCACGAGCAGGGCCATGACGACGACGCAGATCCAGGCCGTCGCCATGCCCGGCACGGACAGGTTCGGCAGCGTGAACAGGTCGCCGTCGGTCGCGAGGCGGAACGCCGCGTTGCCCGTGCGGGGCGCGAGGACGAGCAGGAGCGCGAACAGCGCGGTGACGACGCCGAAGCCGATCGTCGCCTTCCAGCTCACGACGGTGACGCGGCGGTGCTCGACCACCGCCTGGTCGGGGACCGGGGCCAGGGTCGTCATCGCTCCACCGCCGTCGTCGTGTCCTGCGTCTTCTTCGAGGTGCGTCGCGGGGCCGGTCGCTTGCGGTCCGGCTGCGGGAGCCGGAACACCGCGCGCACCAGCGGGGGCGCGGCGATGAACAGCACGATGAGCGACTGGACGACGAGCACGATCTCGATCGGGATGCGCTGCGAGGCCTGCATCGCCGAGCCGCCGGCCTTGAAGGCGCCGAACAGGAGGCTCGCGAACAGCACGCCGACGGGGTTGGACCCGCCGAGCAGCGCGACGGTGATCGCGTCGAACCCGATCCCGGCGTCGATGTCCGACCCGAAGCCGGTGGTGATGAGCCCGAGCACCTGCGTCGCTCCGGCGAGGCCGATGAGCGCGCCGGACGTGACCATCGCGAGGACGGTCGTGCGCGGGACGTGGATGCCCGCGACGCGCGCCGCGTGCGGGTTCTCACCGATCGCGCGGAACGCGAACCCGGCGCTCGACCGGTTGAGCAGCCACCACACGACGACGACCGCGACGAGCGCGAGCAGGAACCCGAGGTGCAGCGCGTAGCGCGCCCCGAGGAGGTCGGGCAGGACCGCGGTGTCCTTCATGGGCGGCGACTTGGGGTTCGCGGAGCCGGGCGCCTGCAGCAGGCCGGGCGTCGCGAGCAGGTAGGACAGCAGGTAGAACGCGACGTAGTTGAGCATGATCGTGACGATCACCTCGTGCGCGCCCGTGGTCGCCTTGAGCACGCCCGCGATGCCTGCCCAGAGCGCACCGGCGAGGATGCCGACGACGAGCGCCACGACGAGGTGCACGCCCGCGGGCAGGTCGAACGCGAAGCCGACCCAGCCGGCACCGGCCGCCGCCGCGAGCATCTGCCCGAGGCCGCCGATGTTGAACATGCCGGCGCGGAACGCGAGCGCGACGCCGAGACCCGCCGCGATGAGCGGGGTCGCGTACGTCAGGGACTGCGTGAGCGGGCGGATGCCGGTCGCGAAGTCGTCCGCGCGGAAGTCGTACACCGCGCCGCGGAACAGCGCCGCGTACGCGCCGCCGACCGCCTGGCCGATCGCCGCGAGGGTGTCGCCGGGCCGCGCGAAGAAGTACTGCGAGGCCTCCTGCACGCCCTCGTCGGTGAACGCGATCATGATCGAGCCCGCGAGCACGGCCAGCACGACCGCGCCGAGCGACACCGCCCAGCCGCCCGAGACGACGCGCTGGAACGCGTCCCCCCAGCGGCTGTCGCGCGTGTCCGGGACCTTGGCGGCGTCGTCGCCGCCTGCGTCGGTCACGACCGGGGTCGTGGGCTGCGTCGAGCCGCTCATGCGACGTCCGCCGCGTCCTGCGGGGCGATGCCGGCCATCATGAGGCCGAGCACGTCCCGGGGGGTGGTCGCGGGGACGATCCCCACGACGCGTCCTCGGTACATGACCATGATCCGATCTCCGAGCGCCACGGCCTCGTCGAGCTCGGTGGACACGACGATCACGGGGATCCCCGCGTCACGCGTCTCGACGATCCGCTTGTGGATGAACTCGATGGACCCCACGTCGACGCCGCGCGTGGGCTGCGCCGCGACGAGGAGCCGCAGGTCGCGCGACAGCTCCCGCGCGAGCACGACCTTCTGCTGGTTGCCGCCCGAGAGCCGCCCGACGGGCGTGTCGATGCCCTGCGTGCGGATGTCGAACTCGTCGACCTTCTCGCGCGCGAACGTGTCGCGCGCGCGCAGCTGCAGCGCGCCGCGGCGGACGAACGGCGGGCCGTCGGTCCGGTCGAGCACGAGGTTCTCGGCGACGGAGAACGAGCCGACGAGGCCGTCCTCGTTGCGGTCCTCGGGGACGAACCCGAGGCCCGCGTCGAGCACCTGCCGCACCGAGCGGCCGACGAGCTCGGCGCCGTCGAGACGGATCGAGCCCGTCACGTTGGGCTGGAGGCCACCGAGCGCCTCGGCGAGCTCGGTCTGGCCGTTGCCCTGCACACCCGCGACGACGAGCACCTCGCCGCCACGGACCTGGAAGCTCACGTCGTCGACCAGCACGGCGCCGCGGCTGTCGGTGACCTGCAGGTCCGTGACCTCGAGCAGCGACTCGCTGTGCTTCGGCGCGTCCTTGTGCACCGTCAGCTCGACCGCGCGGCCGACCATGAGCGACGCGAGCTCGGCGTCGCTCGCGGTGGGGCTCGCCTCGCCCACGACGGCACCGCGGCGCACGACCGTGATGCGGTCCGCCACCTCGCGGACCTCACGGAGCTTGTGGGTGATGAAGACGATCGCGGCGCCCGACTCCTTGAGCTGGCGCATGATCGTCATGAGCTCGTCGGTCTCCTGCGGCGTGAGCACCGCGGTGGGCTCGTCGAAGACGAGCACGCGGGCGTCCCGGGAGAGCGCCTTGATGATCTCGACGCGCTGCTGCACGCCGACGGGCAGGTCCTCGACGAGGGCGTCGGGGTCGACGTGGAAGCCGAACCGGGCGGCGATCTCGCGCACCTTCGCGCGGCCCGCCTCGAGGTCCAGCCTTCCCCCGGAGGAGGTCTGCTCGTGCCCGAGCATGACGTTCTCGGCGACCGTGAACACCGGGATGAGCATGAAGTGCTGGTGCACCATGCCGATGCCGGCGGCCATCGCGTCGCCGGGGCCCGCGAAGGCCTGCGGGACGTCGTCGAGCAGGATCTCGCCCTCGTCGGCCTGGTACAGGCCGTACAGGACGTTCATCAGGGTGGACTTGCCAGCCCCGTTCTCCCCGAGGAGGCAGTGGATCTCCCCGGGCTCGACCGTGAGGTCGATGTGGTCGTTGGCCACCAGCGCCCCGAAGCGCTTGGTGATGCCACGCAGCTCCAGCTTCATGTCGTGATCCTCGCGCGACGGTCGGTCTCGGCACGGCGACACGCTGCGGGGAGGCCGGTCCGACCTCCCCGCAGCGACGTCGTCACTCCGACAGGTACGAGGTGACGGTGACCTCGCCGTCGATGATCGCCTGACGCAGCGCGTCGACCTCCTCCATGAGGGCCGGGTCGACCTTGTCCTCGAAGTTGTGCAGCGGGGCCAGGCCCACGCCCTCGTTCTCGAGCGTGCCGACGTAGGCCTCGTAGTCGAAGCCCTCCTCGGCGGAGGCGAGCACGGCCTCGTACGTGGAGACGTCCATCTTCTTGAGGATCGAGGTCAGGACGAGGTCCTGCGTCGACGGGTCCGTCTCGAAGAAGTCGGCGTCCACGCCGATCAGCGCGATCTCACGGCCGGAGTCGGCGATGGCGTCCATCGCGGACTGGTAGATCGGGCCACCGACGGGCAGCAGGACGTCGACGCCCTGGTCGATGATGCCGGCCGCGACCTCCTTGGCGGAGTCGTTGGCCTCGAAGCCGCCCGTGAAGGAGCCCTGGTCGCCACCCTGGTAGCCGACGACCTGGACGTTGGTGCCCTTCTCGGCGTTGTAGTGCTCGACGCCCTGCTTGAAGCCGTCCATGAAGATCGTGACGGTCGGGTAGGGCTGGCCGCCGAAGGTGCCGACCTTGCCGGCCTCGGAGTAGCCCGCGGCGAGGTAGCCCGCGAGGAACGCGGCCTGCGCCGTGTCGTACAGGAGCGGCTTGATGTTCTCCGCGTCCTTGGTGCCGTCGAAGTCGTTGTCCGCGGCGTCGTCGACGAGGACGTAGCTGATGTCGGGGTTCGACGTGGCCGACTCGACCGTGTCGGCCGAGAGCGCGAAGCCGACGGAGACGATGGTGTTGCAGCTCTCGGAGACGAGGCTCTGCAGGTTGCCGGGGAAGTCGGCCGACGAGTCGGACTGGACCTCGGCGAACTCCGCGCCGAGCTCGTCGGCAGCCTTCTTGGTGCCCTCGTAGCTGAGCTGGTTGAAGCTCTTGTCGTCGAAGCCACCGGCGTCCGAGACGATGCAGGCCTTGAAGTCGGAGGCCGCGGCGTCGCCGGTGCCGGCCGTCTCCTCGGTCTCCTCGGGGGCGCTGCCACATGCCGCGAGGGTGAGGGCGACCGCCCCACCGAGTGCGGCCACACGGATGATCTTCTTCACGCGTCTCTCCTGATCTCGTCAGCCGACCGCCGGGACGGCAGGGGCCGCCGCCGGGCGGTCTCCTGCCCGGCGTCGATGCTCTGGACAGTAGTGAGCCGCAGGTGACGCGCTTGTTACCAGGCGGTATACGCCGAGGATCCGTTACCTAGTTGGAATGTCCGCCCAGGTGACGGACGGGCCGTACCGTCATGCGAGACGGACGAGTCGGACAGCGGGACGGGTCCGGCGTCGTGCCCGGTCAGCGCGGTCAGGCGCGCCCGGCGAGCACCGCCGCCCGCGCGAGCAGCAGCGCACCGGCCTCGACCGCGCGCTCGTCCACCCGCAGGTCACCCTGGTGGATGTCGTAGGTGCGGCCGCCCGGCGTCCGCGTGCCGAGCCGCGCCATCGCCCCGGGCACCTTCGTCAGGTACCAGGCGAAGTCCTCGCCGCCGAGCGACTGCTCCGTGAGCAGCACCGCGTCGGGGCCGAGCACGTCGCGCGCGGCCGCCTCCAGGACGCCCGTCGAGCGCTCCTCGTTCTCGACCGGCGGCACCCCGCGGTGGTGGCGGACCTCCGCCTCCAGCCCGAGCGGCGCGACGACCTGCTCCACCGCGGAGTGGAACACGTCCGACGCCTTCTCCCACGCCCGCACGTCGAGGCAGCGCAGCGTCCCGCGCACCGACCCCGACGACGGGATCGCGTTGTGCGCCGAGCCGGCCTGCACCGCGCCCCAGGTGAGGTTGACCCCCGAGCGCGGGTCGAGCCGACGTCCCAGGATCGCGGGCACCTGCGTGATGACCTGCCCGAGGGCGAACACCAGGTCGCCCGTGAGGTGCGGCCGCGACGTGTGGCCGCCCGGCCCCGTCAGCACCACCTGCACCTCGTCGCTCGCCGACGTGATCGGCCCGATGCGCGTCCCGACGTGCCCGACGTCGACCTTCGGGTCGCAGTGGATCGCGAAGATCTGCGCGACCCCGTCGAGCCCGCCCGCGTTGACGACGTCGAGCGCGCCACCGGGCTGCACCTCCTCGGCCGGCTGGAACACGAGCCGCACGCCCGTCCCGAGCCCGCCCGAGGCCGCGACGTCCGCGAGCGCGAGACCCGCGCCCAGCACCGCCGTCGTGTGCACGTCGTGCCCGCACGCGTGCGCGACCCCGCGGTGCGTCGACGCCCACGGCAGGCCGCACGTGTCGGCCACGGGAAGCCCGTCGAGGTCGGCGCGCAGCGCGATGCGCCGGCGGCCCGACTGTGCGGGCGACGGGCCGATGTCGCACACCAGCCCGGACCCCGGCAGCAGGCGGGGGGACAGCCCGGCGAGGCGCAGGCGCTCGGCGACGACGCGCGTCGTGCGCTCCTCGGTGCGGCCCAGCTCGGGGTGGGCGTGCAGGTCGCGGCGGATCGCGACGAGCTCGTCGCGCATCGACGCCAGGAGCGCCACCAGGTGCGCCACGTCGGCGTCCGTGGAGCGCCGCGGCACGTCGAGGGCGGGCACGAGCGAGGGGGCGGAGGTGGACGCGTCGGGCACGTCCTCGACCTTAGCCCGCCGCGTCAGAGCAGGTCGTCGCGCCCACGACCGCGCCAGCCGTCGACCGCCGCCTTGACCTGCTGCGCGTGTGCGCGCGTCGTCACCAGCAGCGCGTCGGGCGTGTCGACGACCACGGCGTCCGGCACCCCGACGACCGACACCGTGCGCCCCGCGCCGGGCACGACGAGCGCGTCGGGTGCGTCCACCCGGAGCACCAGGGCGTCGTCGCCGAGCGTCGGGCTGCCGAGCAGTCCGCCGAGCGACGCGAAGTCGCCCACGTCGTCCCACGTGAAGTCTCCCGGGACGACCGCGACCCCGCCCGCCGCCGCCACGGGCTCCGCGATCGCGTGGTCGATGGCGATCTTCGTGAGCGTCGGCCACGTCGTCTCGAGCACCGCGTCGCGGTCCGGCCCGTCCCACGCCGCCGCGATCGTGCGCAGTCCCTCGGCGAGCGCGGGGAGCTGCGTCGCGAGGTGGTCGAGCAGCACGCGGGCGCGCACGAGGAACATGCCCGCGTTCCACCGGTACTCCCCCGTCGCCAGGTAGGCCGCGGCCGTCTCCTCGTCGGGCTTCTCCGTGAACCCCTGCGCGTGCAGCACCGACGGCGCACCGTCCAGCCCGAGCGGCGCGCCGGAGCGGACGTAGCCGAACGCCGTCGACGGGCCCGTCGCCCGGATCCCGACCGTCACCACGTACCCCGCGCGCGCCGCGACGACGCCCTCACGGACCGCCCGCTCGAACGCCTCGGTCCCGACGATCACCTGGTCGGCGGCGAACGAGCCGAGCACGACGTCCTCGCCGTGCCGCTCCAGCAGCACCGCCGCCGCGAGCCCGATGGCGGCCATCGAGTCGCGCGGCGACGGCTCGGCGAGCAGCCGCGCGGGGCCTCCCGCAGGGCCGTCGACGAGCGCGGGCACCTGCGCGGCGACGGCGTCCGCGTGCCGGTGGCCGGTGACGACCAGGACGCCGTGCGGACCGGCCAGCGGGACGAGCCGGTCGACCGTCGCCTGCAGCAGCGTCCGCCCGGAGCCGGTCAGGTCGTGCAGGAACTTGGGGTGGCCCGCGCGCGACAGCGGCCACAGCCGGGTCCCGGCGCCGCCGGCGGGGACGACGGCGTGGAAGCCGGGGACGGGTCCGGCCGGGGTCTGCGGGGAGGCGGGCGCGGCGCTGGACGACGGGTCGCTCGACATGCGCCCGAGGGTAGCGGCGGGCCGGTCGCCGGCGGGTGCGGCCCCACTCGTCGTCCCGCGGTGTGGAGTTGCTCACAATCACGGCCCCGGGCGGGACCAAGGGCCCAGCCCGACCCGAGCGGCGCGGACGGGGTCTATACAGTGAGTCCGACAGACACGTGCAGAGTCGCCGACGTCCCTGCCGTGGCTCTACCCCTGACTCGCCAGGAGGCCCCCCAGTGCCCGCAGCGCCTGCCAAAGCGCCGGCTGGAACGCTCTACCGAGGGCGCGAAGGCATGTGGTCGTGGGTCGCGCACCGCGTGACCGGTGTCGCGATCTTCTTCTTCCTGCTCGTGCACGTCCTCGACACCTCGCTCGTGCGGGTCTCCCCCGAGGCCTACAACGAGGTCATCGCCACCTACAAGAACCCGGTCATGGGTCTGGGCGAGGCCGGCCTGGTGGCCGCGATCGTGTTCCACGCGTTCAACGGCATCCGGATCGTGCTCGTCGACTTCTGGTCCAAGGGCACGAAGTACCAGCGCGTGATGCTGTGGGTCGTCCTCGGCCTGTTCGTCGTGACCATGGCCGGGTTCCTGCCCCGCCACCTCATGCACGTGTTCGGAGGTGGTGAGTGATGTCCCTGGTCGCCGACCCCAAGGCACCGCGTCCCCCCAAGGCGGGCCCGGGCCGCCGCACGACGCGCGGCAACACCGAGCTCTACGGCTGGGTCTTCATGCGCGCGTCGGGCGTCCTGCTCGTCGTGCTGATCTTCGGGCACCTGTTCGTCAACCTGGTCGCCGGCGAGGGCGTCACGGCGATCGACTTCGGGTTCGTCGCCGGCAAGTGGGCGTCGCCGTTCTGGCAGGTCTGGGACCTGCTCATGCTCTGGCTCGCGATGATCCACGGCACCAACGGCATGCGCACGATCGTCAACGACTACGCCGAGAAGGACACCACGCGGCTGGTCCTCAAGGGCCTGCTCTACCTCGCGTTCGTCCTGGTGGTCGTGCTCGGCACGCTCGTGATCTTCACGTTCGACCCCTGCCCCACGGGCAGCCCGGCCGACCTCCTCCCCTCGTTCTGCACGGCCTGACGCCCGGCGTCGGCCCCCACTCGCCCGCAGGCCCAGCAGGAAGGCATCGGACCCGATGCAGACCCACCAGTACGACGTCGTCATCGTCGGCGCCGGCGGCGCCGGCATGCGCGCCGCCCTCGAGTCCTCGACGCGCGTCCGCACCGCCGTCATCTCCAAGCTCTACCCGACGCGCTCCCACACGGGCGCCGCGCAGGGCGGCATGTGCGCCGCGCTCGCGAACGTCGAGGAGGACAACTGGGAGTGGCACACGTTCGACACCGTCAAGGGCGGCGACTACCTCGTCGACCAGGACGCCGCCGAGGTCATGGCCAAGGAGGCCATCGACGCGGTGCTCGACCTGGAGAAGATGGGCCTGCCGTTCAACCGGACGCCCGAGGGTCGCATCGACCAGCGCCGGTTCGGCGGGCACACCCGCAACCACGGCGAGGCGGCCGTGCGCCGGTCCTGCTACGCCGCGGACCGCACGGGCCACATGATCCTGCAGACGCTCTACCAGCAGTGCGTGAAGAACGACGTCGAGTTCTTCAACGAGTTCTACGTGCTCGACCTGCTGGTCGACCACGACCTCGCCGCGGGCCACGTGCCGGACGGCGAGCAGGTCAACGTGTCGGGCGTCGTGGCCTACGAGCTCGCGACCGGCGAGATCCACGTGTTCCAGGCCAAGTCCGTGGTCCTCGCGACCGGCGGTGCGGGCAAGATCTTCAAGACGACGTCCAACGCGCACACGCTCACCGGTGACGGCATGGCGCTCGCGTACCGGCGCGGCATCCCGCTCGAGGACATGGAGTTCTTCCAGTTCCACCCGACGGGCCTGGCGGGCCTGGGCATCCTGCTGTCGGAGGCCGCGCGCGGCGAGGGCGGCATCCTGCGCAACGCGCAGGGCGAGCGGTTCATGGAGCGCTACGCGCCCACCATCAAGGACCTGGCACCGCGCGACATCGTCGCCCGGTCCATGGCGAACGAGGTCCGGGAGGGCCGCGGCGCCGGTCCGAACAAGGACTACGTGCTGCTCGACCTCACGCACCTCGAGCCCGCGCACATCGACGCCAAGCTGCCCGACATCACGGAGTTCGCGCGCACCTACCTCGGCGTCGAGCCGTACACCGAGCCGGTCCCCGTCTACCCGACGGCGCACTACGCGATGGGCGGCGTGCCGACGAACATCGAGGGCGAGGTCCTGCGCAACGCGACCGACGTCATCCGCGGCCTGTACGCCGCAGGCGAGGTCGCGTGCGTGTCGGTGCACGGCTCCAACCGGCTCGGCACCAACTCGCTCCTCGACATCAACGTGTTCGGCAAGCGCGCCGGCATCTCCGCCGCCGCCTACGCCGCCACCGCCGCGTGGGTCGAGCTGCCCGAGGACCCCGCCGCGACCGTCGTCGCCGGGCTCGAGGAGATCCGCACCCGGCCCGACGGCGAGCGCGTCGCGGACATCCGTCGTGCGCTGCAGGAGACGATGGACGCCAACGCGCAGGTGTTCCGCACCGAGGAGTCGCTCGAGCAGGCGCTCTCCGACCTCAAGGCGCTCCGCAAGCGGTTCCAGTCGGTGAGCGTCCAGGACAAGAGCCGCACGTTCAACACCGACCTGCTCGAGGCCGTCGAGCTCGGCTTCCTGCTCGACATCGCCGAGACCGTCGTCGTCGGGGCACTCAACCGCAAGGAGTCGCGCGGCGGGCACTTCCGGGAGGACTACCCGGACCGCGACGACAAGGGCTACATGCGGCACACCATGGCGTACCGCCGGCCGCTGCCCGCCGAGGGCCACCGCCTGTGGGGCAAGGACTCCGACGGCGACCACAAGGGCTCGTTCGCGCACACCACGGTGTTCGACGACTACCAGCTCGTGCTCGGGTCCAAGCCCGTCACCGTCACCCGCTACCAGCCGATGGAGCGCAAGTACTGATGACTGCCACGCTCGACGCCACCCCCGAGGTCGGGGCCGTGCCCTCGTTCGAGGTCACGCTCAAGGTCATGCGCTA
This genomic interval carries:
- the sdhD gene encoding succinate dehydrogenase, hydrophobic membrane anchor protein, whose protein sequence is MSLVADPKAPRPPKAGPGRRTTRGNTELYGWVFMRASGVLLVVLIFGHLFVNLVAGEGVTAIDFGFVAGKWASPFWQVWDLLMLWLAMIHGTNGMRTIVNDYAEKDTTRLVLKGLLYLAFVLVVVLGTLVIFTFDPCPTGSPADLLPSFCTA
- the sdhA gene encoding succinate dehydrogenase flavoprotein subunit, which codes for MQTHQYDVVIVGAGGAGMRAALESSTRVRTAVISKLYPTRSHTGAAQGGMCAALANVEEDNWEWHTFDTVKGGDYLVDQDAAEVMAKEAIDAVLDLEKMGLPFNRTPEGRIDQRRFGGHTRNHGEAAVRRSCYAADRTGHMILQTLYQQCVKNDVEFFNEFYVLDLLVDHDLAAGHVPDGEQVNVSGVVAYELATGEIHVFQAKSVVLATGGAGKIFKTTSNAHTLTGDGMALAYRRGIPLEDMEFFQFHPTGLAGLGILLSEAARGEGGILRNAQGERFMERYAPTIKDLAPRDIVARSMANEVREGRGAGPNKDYVLLDLTHLEPAHIDAKLPDITEFARTYLGVEPYTEPVPVYPTAHYAMGGVPTNIEGEVLRNATDVIRGLYAAGEVACVSVHGSNRLGTNSLLDINVFGKRAGISAAAYAATAAWVELPEDPAATVVAGLEEIRTRPDGERVADIRRALQETMDANAQVFRTEESLEQALSDLKALRKRFQSVSVQDKSRTFNTDLLEAVELGFLLDIAETVVVGALNRKESRGGHFREDYPDRDDKGYMRHTMAYRRPLPAEGHRLWGKDSDGDHKGSFAHTTVFDDYQLVLGSKPVTVTRYQPMERKY